The following nucleotide sequence is from Paenibacillus odorifer.
CTCATAAAATTATCAAGTTCACCCGCAAAGTGAAAAACGGTGACCTGGATGCCCGGATTACCGATGTCAGAGAAGACGAGCTGGGGCAGATCTCCAAGAGCTTCAACGACATGCTGGATGAGCTGAATCTTCATATAGACCGTGTGTTCAAGGCTGAAATCAAGCAAAAACATACCGAAATTGCCGCGCTTGAAGCCAGGGTAAACCCACATTTTCTCTACAATACCTTAGAGGTGATCCGGATGAGGGCCATCTCTCAAGGAGCTTCAGATGTCGGGGAGATGATCTACAGCTTGTCGGTGTTGTTCAAAAGCTATGTTCACCAGAAACCCAAGCATACGATGAAGGATGAACTAGAGGCCTGCCGTTTATATCTGGAGCTGTTCCGTATCCGTTATAAGGATAAATTCTCTTATACAATGGAATGCGGGAAAGAGCTTACCGGAAGAGTTGTACTCAAAATGTCGCTGCAGCCCATCATTGAAAATTACATTCTACATGGGATGCGCGTGGACAAGAATGATAATCACATCAGTGTGGTTGTGGCCAAGGATGGCAAATATTTGCGTGCGGTAGTTACAGACAATGGGCGGGGGATTGCCCCGGACAGATTGGTCCAGCTCAAAGAAGGTCTTTTGCAGCCAGATGAACAATCGGAATCATTCGGCCTGCGCAGTATTCATGAACGTTTGAAGCTGCTTTATGGCAGTGAGTATGGCATTGAATTACAAAGCGAAGCGGGTACCGGCACAACCGTGACTGTGTATTTTCCCGATCTGGGAGAGGATGATCCAAACCATGTATAAAATATTCATTGTGGACGACGAGCCTTTTATTATCGAAGGATTATATGACATTGTGGATTGGGCAGCACTGGGGATGGAGATTGTCGGCCACGCCGAGAACGGCCAGGAAGCGCTGGAGTCGTTGCGGTTTGTCCCAGCAGATATTCTGATCACGGATATTTCCATGCCGCTGATGAACGGACTGGATCTGATCCGGGCTGTGCGGGAGATTCAACCGGAGATCAAAGTTGTTATCCTCAGTGGTTATGATGAATTTGGATATCTTAAGGAAGGAATGGCGCTCGGCATTGAAAATTATCTGCTCAAGCCTATTAATTTGCAAGAGTTCCGGGCAACATTAGTAACTGCCGCCGAGAAGCTGGGTGTCTCCCGCCAAGAGAGTCAATTCAATGCGCATAGTATTTCCATTCTGCGCGATAATGTGATGTACCGTTGGCTGCGGTGCCAGATTGGGCCGAAGGAATTCAGCGAACGGACTGATTTTCTGGGACTTAGACTAGATAAGCCGCTGGTGCAGGTAGCTCTGCTTCGCCCTGAACAGGACGCTGCCGAGCTATTCCAAGCGGTGGAAGAGGTTGTAGGCAGTAACCCGTCTTTGATTGCATTCCGGGATATGGATGGAGATACCGTGCTGCTGCATCTGCTTAGTGAGTATCAGCAGGGCAAAGAAGCGGTGGAGAGGCTTCATGCGCAGCTGCTGTTATCCCTAACTGGCGGTCCGCCAATGCGTCTCTCCGTAGGAACGGTGGAGGAGATGGAGGAGGCTGCGGCTCAGAGTTATGCCCATGCAAAGATGACTCAGGAATATTTCATGCTGTTTCCAGAGCGGAATCTGCTGCATTATGAGGAAGTTCAGGACAGGCATGAGGTTGCTGTCCAAGGTATGCCGCTGAATTGGGAAGATGATTTCAAGCTGATTATGGCGAAGGATAAGGAAGCGCTGCTGGTGCGGATTCAGGATCATTTTGAGCAGCTGCGGCAAATGGAGGGGATTACACCTGTGCTGCTGCAAGGCATTGCCATGGAATGGTTGATCCGCTTCAAGATGCAGCTGCAGGAGATCCGTCATGTGGAAGAACCGGAGCTTTTCGCAGACGGTTTTGGCCTCATTCGCTCCACAGTTTCCATAAATGAACTAACTCAGATTATTCAGGAAGCCGCTACCATTACGGTAGACGCCTTAGTTCGGGACGTAAAGAGTCCAGTCGTGCAGCAGGTGCTGAATTATATCCATGAGTCCTACAATGAAGATGTGTCACTGAAGACCCTCGGTGCCCAATACCATATTCACCCGGTGTATTTGGGACAGCTGTTCCATAAAGAGGTGAATGAGTCATTCACCGAATATATCAATAAATACCGGATTGAGAAGGCGAAGGAGCTGCTGCGGAATACCTCACTTAAAGTTCATGAAATCGCTCTCAAAGTAGGCTATTGGGAGACCGGCTATTTTTACAAACAATTTAAGAAGCATGTCGGGATATCTCCTACGGAGTACAAAGGGCTTGTCTAGCGGACCCCCGCTGCAAGCTTTTTCTTTATTTTCTACATGATTTATTTAGTTTATCTTCTGTTTGAAAATGCTTTCATAAATTACAGTAAAGATAGTCCTTGAAGGAGAAAGCTGCTGGTTTAATTCCGGATTAGGCCAGCGATCTTGAGGTAAACAAAGGGGAGGTTATACAGGAATGGGCAACAACAAAAGAAAAAGGTTTTCCCTGTTACTGACATCACTTATGGCATTCTCGCTTGCGCTCAGCGCATGTGGCGGCGATTCAAACAACGCGGCAACTAACAGTTCAGGAGCGGGCGGCGACGGTGCATCATCCGAGAAACCGGTCGAACTGATCTGGTACACGATCGGCGGACCGCAGAAGGATCTGGACCGTGTCTTGGAAGAAGTCAATAAGTACACTAAAGAGAAGATAAATGTCACCCTGAAGATGAATATGATTGATTTTGGCGATTATACACAAAAAATGCAGGTCAAAGTAGCCGCTGGTGAACCCATGGATATTCTCTTTACGTGCTCCTGGGCGTTCGATTATGTGCAAAATGCCCGCAAAGGCGCTTTTATGGAATTGGACAGCCTGCTTAATGAATATGGAAAAGGCATCGTAGACACGATTGATCCGGCGTTCCTGGAAGGCTCCAAGGTAGATGGACATAATTATGCCGTTCCTGCCAACAAAGAGCTTCCGGCGCAAGAAGTTTGGCGCTTCAATAAAGAGCTGCTCGACAAATATAACCTCGACATTTCCGGGGTGAACACAATGGAAAGCATTGAACCACTGCTGAAGACGATCAAGGAGAATGAACCGGGCATCACGCCTTACGCTATGGTGAAGGATTTCATGCCAGTACTGCCGTTCGACTACATCATTGAAAAGATGCCAATGGCTGTTTATATGGACACGAAGGATTACAAGATCGTGAACATTCTGGAATCCCCAGAACTCAAAAGCACACTTGAAACCGTTCGCAAATATTACAAGGCAGGTTATATCTCGCCGGAAGTAGCAACTACAACTTCGGTGGATGATCTATATAAATCTTCGAACTGGTTCATGGATCGCGCGGCTACCCAGCCGATGGCGGACAATCTGTGGTCGGCAAGCTACGGCTATCCTGTAGTTTCCACGCCAGCTGGCAAACCTTACATCTACAACTGGTCTGTTATGGGTTCGATGCAAGCCATCTCGG
It contains:
- a CDS encoding response regulator transcription factor; amino-acid sequence: MYKIFIVDDEPFIIEGLYDIVDWAALGMEIVGHAENGQEALESLRFVPADILITDISMPLMNGLDLIRAVREIQPEIKVVILSGYDEFGYLKEGMALGIENYLLKPINLQEFRATLVTAAEKLGVSRQESQFNAHSISILRDNVMYRWLRCQIGPKEFSERTDFLGLRLDKPLVQVALLRPEQDAAELFQAVEEVVGSNPSLIAFRDMDGDTVLLHLLSEYQQGKEAVERLHAQLLLSLTGGPPMRLSVGTVEEMEEAAAQSYAHAKMTQEYFMLFPERNLLHYEEVQDRHEVAVQGMPLNWEDDFKLIMAKDKEALLVRIQDHFEQLRQMEGITPVLLQGIAMEWLIRFKMQLQEIRHVEEPELFADGFGLIRSTVSINELTQIIQEAATITVDALVRDVKSPVVQQVLNYIHESYNEDVSLKTLGAQYHIHPVYLGQLFHKEVNESFTEYINKYRIEKAKELLRNTSLKVHEIALKVGYWETGYFYKQFKKHVGISPTEYKGLV
- a CDS encoding ABC transporter substrate-binding protein, which encodes MGNNKRKRFSLLLTSLMAFSLALSACGGDSNNAATNSSGAGGDGASSEKPVELIWYTIGGPQKDLDRVLEEVNKYTKEKINVTLKMNMIDFGDYTQKMQVKVAAGEPMDILFTCSWAFDYVQNARKGAFMELDSLLNEYGKGIVDTIDPAFLEGSKVDGHNYAVPANKELPAQEVWRFNKELLDKYNLDISGVNTMESIEPLLKTIKENEPGITPYAMVKDFMPVLPFDYIIEKMPMAVYMDTKDYKIVNILESPELKSTLETVRKYYKAGYISPEVATTTSVDDLYKSSNWFMDRAATQPMADNLWSASYGYPVVSTPAGKPYIYNWSVMGSMQAISANSAYPEKAMEFLNLLNTDPVLRNMIDSGIEGVHYEKTGENSMKNLDESKNYDMPTFSLGNIMINYLNEGDPENKWEEFKKFNESGVNAPLLGFNFDTSKVTTEIAAVQNVKEEYWSPLMTGTVDPDEYLPKAIEKFKAAGLDKIIAEAQSQIDAWKASNNK